From Apium graveolens cultivar Ventura chromosome 9, ASM990537v1, whole genome shotgun sequence, the proteins below share one genomic window:
- the LOC141686414 gene encoding uncharacterized protein LOC141686414: MNRRIHDDDESPERRSSSRRDKRYKLDRQANYIQQSRGTPPRETYAESRKNERKPKTKKEPKPEPEWTPLNRPRADILREVKGKPFYYPPKPLLAPPKNRARDKHCGYHEDHGHTTENCFSLKMFIEDQIKKGNMNQYLQRRLNDKDRAPGSGKNVVNVVFGGTASPPQSPDQENDVMMIQTLDDELVCFSYSDYEGLDPDHNLALVVTLDVANNEVKRILVDNGSSANIVFVHTLNRMEFGHLRMDPCLEDPLYEFGNTMIPIWGIIYLPTIFGTAPRKVSHMMKFYVISATSSYNMILRRPTITKLRAIPSTIHLKLKFPTPGGVGELKGDREMAGRCYD, translated from the coding sequence ATGAATAGAAGAATACATGATGATGATGAGTCTCCGGAGCGACGCTCGTCATCCCGGAGAGACAAAAGATACAAGCTTGACAGGCAAGCCAACTACATTCAGCAGTCTCGGGGAACCCCACCCCGGGAGACATACGCCGAATCAAGAAAGAATGAAAGGAAACCCAAGACCAAGAAAGAACCTAAGCCGGAACCGGAATGGACACCCCTCAACAGGCCCCGGGCCGACATTTTGCGCGAAGTTAAGGGCAAGCCGTTTTATTATCCGCCAAAACCCTTGTTGGCGCCTCCCAAGAACAGAGCCCGGGACAAGCATTGTGGCTATCATGAGGATCATGGCCATACCACTGAAAACTGTTTTTCCCTCAAGATGTTCATAGAAGACCAGATCAAGAAGGgaaacatgaaccagtatcttcaAAGGAGGTTGAATGATAAAGACAGGGCCCCGGGAAGCGGCAAAAATGTGGTGAATGTTGTTTTTGGAGGCACAGCTTCTCCACCTCAGAGCCCGGACCAGGAGAATGACGTGATGATGATCCAGACTCTGGATGATGAGCTGGTCTGCTTCTCTTATTCTGATTATGAAGGGCTCGATCCGGACCACAATTTGGCATTGGTGGTGACCCTAGATGTCGCAAACAACGAGGTAAAAAGAATTTTAGTTGACAACGGTTCCTCTGCTAATATTGTATTCGTGCACACACTTAACAGGATGGAGTTTGGCCACCTCCGAATGGACCCCTGTCTTGAAGATCCCTTGTACGAATTTGGAAACACAATGATTCCAATCTGGGGCATCATTTATCTCCCCACCATCTTTGGGACCGCACCCCGGAAGGTCTCTCATATGATGAAGTTCTATGTGATAAGCGCAACCTCCTCATACAACATGATCCTTAGAAGGCCCACTATCACCAAGCTCAGGGCAATCCCCTCAACTATTCACTTAAAACTCAAATTCCCCACCCCGGGAGGCGTGGGAGAATTGAAAGGAGACAGGGAAATGGCAGGGAGGTGCTATGATTAA